A stretch of the Mesorhizobium huakuii genome encodes the following:
- a CDS encoding efflux RND transporter permease subunit produces the protein MSFSDLFIRRPVLSTVLACMILLLGFQGIFNLSIRQYPKVDETAITITTAYPGASADLIQGFISAPIARAVASTENIDYVTSSSRPSSSTVTVQMKLGSNPDVALTEVLSKVQGVRGTLPDASKDPVIVKGTGQQFAMMYISMQNPNMTKEQLTEYIERVIRPRMSTVEGVADVQIFGAQQYSMRVWIDPIRLAARGVTAAEVLAAINNSNFLSAPGNTQNEYVVSSITVRSTLQTPEAFAELPLRSTDGNVVRLRDVARVELGAENTDTRVSFNGKPGTFLAIFPTPAANPLTPAAALTKLVPQIQETLPKGMTIEVVYDATGQISASIDEVFKTIAEAVAIVVVVILLFLGSFRSVMMPIVTIPLSLIGVCFLLFAVGYSINLLSLLAMVLAIGLVVDDAIVVVENIHRHMEEDHMSPMQAAFSGMREIASAIVAMTMTLAAVFAPLAFTGGLTGALFREFAVTLAGSVVLSGVIAVTITPMMSARLLKAGTPGRFQRIVDGIFARVEHVYERAVTGSLNYRPLTLIIVLALVGVTGFMFTKTSSELAPEEDQGFLLSIVTAPTYATSDYTETYVNQMLGLVRDIPETRAQFSAVAFGGTTNSAFVGFAFKDWAERKRSSKELQADITARLAKVAGVQAFVFAPPTLPGSGGGLPIALVVRSTGDSAEVYKAAEQIKNKAQASGRFIVVQNSMSYDSPQVTVTIDRDRAAALNLPIADIGRTLTLLVGGAEVAQFDRDSNSYDIIPQVPQQFRDNPERLGEYFVRSVTGEMVPLSAVVKISNNASPAAIEQFNQLNSSTISALPLPGVTTGDGLKVLENIARESLPDTFFIDYSGQSRQEKEQGNTILIAFGAAIIVIYLVLAAQFESFRDPLIIMMAVPLSIFGAIVPLNLGLGTLNIYTQVGLITLIGLITKHGILLVEFANQQREAHGMRRRDAIIASAKVRLRPILMTTAAMALGVVPLITSSGAGAAARYSMGLVIFTGILVGTMFTLFVVPMFYTFIASKDLPHLAEKPDPKLMPALPD, from the coding sequence ATGAGCTTTTCCGATCTCTTCATTCGCCGGCCCGTCCTGTCGACGGTCCTTGCCTGCATGATCCTGCTCTTGGGTTTTCAGGGCATCTTCAACCTGTCGATCCGGCAATATCCGAAGGTTGACGAGACCGCGATCACCATCACGACGGCCTATCCGGGCGCCAGCGCCGACCTGATCCAGGGCTTCATTTCCGCCCCGATCGCGCGGGCCGTCGCCTCGACCGAGAACATCGACTACGTCACTTCGTCCAGCCGGCCGTCCTCCAGCACCGTGACGGTGCAGATGAAGCTCGGCTCCAACCCCGACGTGGCGCTGACCGAAGTGCTGTCCAAAGTCCAGGGCGTGCGCGGCACCTTGCCGGACGCCTCCAAGGATCCGGTTATCGTCAAGGGCACCGGCCAGCAGTTCGCGATGATGTACATCTCGATGCAGAATCCGAACATGACGAAGGAGCAGCTCACGGAGTATATCGAGCGCGTCATCAGGCCCCGCATGTCGACGGTCGAAGGTGTCGCCGACGTCCAGATCTTCGGTGCCCAGCAATACTCGATGCGCGTCTGGATCGACCCGATCAGGCTTGCCGCGCGCGGCGTGACGGCGGCGGAAGTGCTGGCGGCAATCAACAATTCCAACTTCCTGTCGGCGCCCGGCAACACCCAGAACGAATATGTCGTCTCGTCGATCACCGTGCGCTCGACGCTGCAGACACCGGAAGCCTTCGCCGAACTGCCTTTGCGCTCGACCGACGGCAATGTGGTGCGGCTGCGCGACGTGGCCCGCGTCGAACTCGGCGCGGAGAACACCGACACCAGGGTCTCCTTCAACGGCAAGCCCGGCACCTTCCTCGCTATCTTCCCGACCCCGGCGGCCAACCCGCTGACCCCCGCGGCAGCGCTCACCAAGCTCGTGCCGCAGATTCAGGAAACGCTGCCGAAAGGCATGACGATCGAGGTCGTCTACGACGCGACCGGGCAGATCAGCGCCTCGATCGACGAGGTCTTCAAGACCATCGCCGAGGCTGTTGCCATCGTCGTCGTGGTCATCCTGTTGTTCCTTGGCTCGTTCCGCTCGGTGATGATGCCGATCGTCACCATCCCGCTGTCGCTGATAGGCGTCTGCTTCCTGTTGTTTGCGGTGGGCTATTCGATCAACCTTCTGTCGTTGCTGGCCATGGTGCTGGCGATCGGCCTTGTCGTCGATGACGCCATCGTGGTGGTGGAGAATATCCACCGCCACATGGAAGAAGACCACATGTCGCCGATGCAGGCAGCGTTCAGCGGCATGCGAGAAATCGCTTCTGCCATTGTCGCCATGACCATGACGCTGGCCGCCGTGTTCGCGCCGCTGGCCTTCACCGGCGGCCTGACTGGCGCGCTGTTCCGCGAATTCGCGGTCACGCTCGCCGGCTCGGTCGTGCTGTCGGGCGTCATCGCCGTCACCATCACCCCGATGATGTCGGCGCGCCTCCTGAAGGCCGGCACGCCCGGCCGTTTCCAGCGCATTGTCGATGGCATTTTCGCGCGGGTCGAGCATGTCTATGAGCGGGCCGTCACCGGCTCGCTGAACTACCGTCCTTTGACGCTGATCATCGTGCTCGCGCTGGTCGGCGTAACCGGCTTCATGTTCACCAAGACTTCGAGCGAGCTGGCGCCGGAAGAGGATCAGGGCTTCCTGCTCTCGATTGTGACCGCGCCGACCTATGCGACATCGGACTATACCGAAACCTATGTGAACCAGATGCTCGGCCTGGTGAGGGATATTCCCGAAACGCGGGCGCAGTTCTCGGCGGTCGCCTTCGGTGGCACGACAAACAGCGCCTTCGTCGGCTTTGCCTTCAAGGATTGGGCTGAGCGCAAGCGCAGTTCGAAGGAGCTGCAGGCCGACATTACGGCCCGCCTCGCCAAGGTGGCGGGTGTCCAGGCCTTCGTCTTCGCACCGCCGACGCTGCCGGGCTCCGGTGGCGGTCTGCCGATCGCTTTGGTGGTACGCTCGACCGGTGATTCCGCGGAAGTATATAAGGCGGCCGAGCAGATCAAGAACAAGGCGCAGGCCTCCGGTCGCTTCATCGTCGTGCAGAACTCGATGTCTTATGACTCGCCGCAGGTGACGGTGACCATCGATCGGGATCGCGCCGCCGCACTCAACCTGCCGATCGCCGATATCGGTCGCACGCTGACGCTGCTGGTCGGCGGCGCCGAAGTGGCGCAGTTCGACCGCGACTCCAACAGCTACGACATCATCCCGCAGGTGCCGCAGCAATTCCGCGACAACCCCGAACGGCTCGGCGAATATTTTGTGCGCAGCGTGACGGGCGAGATGGTGCCGCTGTCTGCCGTGGTGAAGATTTCGAACAATGCGTCGCCGGCAGCGATCGAACAGTTCAACCAGCTGAATTCGTCGACGATCTCCGCACTGCCGCTGCCCGGCGTCACCACGGGCGACGGTTTGAAAGTCCTCGAGAATATCGCCAGGGAGAGCCTGCCCGACACCTTCTTCATCGACTACTCCGGCCAGTCCCGGCAGGAGAAGGAACAGGGCAACACCATCCTGATCGCTTTCGGAGCGGCCATCATCGTCATCTACCTGGTGCTGGCGGCGCAGTTTGAAAGCTTCCGCGACCCGCTGATCATCATGATGGCGGTGCCGCTGTCGATCTTCGGCGCGATCGTGCCGCTCAATCTGGGCCTCGGCACGCTCAACATCTACACGCAGGTCGGTCTGATCACGCTGATCGGCCTGATCACCAAGCACGGCATCCTGCTGGTCGAATTCGCCAACCAGCAGCGCGAAGCGCATGGCATGCGGCGGCGTGATGCCATCATCGCCTCGGCCAAGGTGCGCCTGCGGCCGATCCTGATGACGACGGCAGCTATGGCGCTTGGCGTCGTGCCGCTGATCACGTCGAGCGGCGCAGGTGCGGCGGCCCGCTATTCGATGGGCTTGGTCATCTTCACCGGCATCCTGGTCGGCACCATGTTCACGCTGTTCGTCGTGCCGATGTTCTACACCTTCATCGCCAGCAAGGACCTGCCGCATCTTGCGGAAAAGCCGGATCCGAAGCTGATGCCGGCATTGCCGGACTGA
- a CDS encoding L,D-transpeptidase, producing the protein MHTTISAKLINITAAALTGTALLFGANAAHAANKIVARVSLSQQVMEVSVDGRPTFAWKVSTGDRAHVTPTGSFKPTRMHEMWYSKKYDNAPMPHSVFFSGGYAVHATYAIKRLGQPASHGCVRLHPDNAADFYQLVETFGPANTSIVIVK; encoded by the coding sequence ATGCACACCACCATTTCCGCCAAGCTCATCAACATCACCGCCGCTGCGCTGACGGGTACAGCACTTCTGTTCGGCGCCAACGCGGCCCATGCCGCCAACAAGATCGTGGCGCGGGTCTCGCTTTCACAGCAGGTCATGGAAGTCTCGGTCGATGGCCGGCCGACCTTCGCCTGGAAGGTTTCGACCGGCGACCGGGCGCATGTGACGCCGACGGGCTCGTTCAAGCCGACGCGCATGCATGAGATGTGGTATTCGAAGAAGTACGACAACGCGCCGATGCCGCACTCGGTGTTCTTCAGCGGCGGCTACGCGGTGCACGCCACCTATGCGATCAAGCGGCTCGGCCAGCCGGCCTCGCATGGCTGCGTGCGGCTGCATCCCGACAATGCCGCCGATTTCTACCAGTTGGTCGAGACGTTCGGGCCGGCCAACACCAGCATCGTCATCGTCAAGTAG
- a CDS encoding response regulator transcription factor — protein MAARAVIALVSVAEVVATELADHLERRGHDVRQARQPWEAESLLAGKGIDVVVVGDSLSQAEGRDLLRRYGGQGEGGEAGPDFILICRPADLLDKVLALELGAADVVESPLNVRELAARVGGLLSRRGRGTQELIVLENATVDLRSAIVMHRSGTEEQLSPGQVALLRLFLASPRKVLTRDDIIAAAPAENADAFDRSIDSRIVRLRRKLDTETITTIRGAGYRFDPPQQFSD, from the coding sequence ATGGCAGCACGAGCCGTCATTGCGCTTGTTTCCGTCGCCGAAGTGGTGGCGACCGAACTCGCTGACCATCTCGAGCGGCGAGGCCATGACGTGCGCCAGGCGCGGCAGCCCTGGGAGGCGGAATCGCTGTTGGCGGGCAAAGGCATCGACGTCGTCGTCGTCGGCGACAGTCTCAGCCAGGCGGAGGGGCGGGATCTGCTCAGGCGTTATGGCGGCCAAGGCGAGGGCGGCGAGGCTGGGCCCGATTTCATCCTGATCTGCCGGCCGGCCGATCTCCTCGACAAGGTGCTGGCGCTGGAACTGGGTGCGGCCGACGTCGTCGAAAGCCCGCTCAATGTCAGGGAACTCGCCGCCCGCGTTGGCGGCCTGCTTTCGCGGCGCGGCAGGGGCACCCAGGAACTGATCGTGCTGGAGAACGCGACCGTCGATCTGAGATCGGCCATCGTCATGCACCGCTCTGGCACGGAGGAACAGCTCTCGCCCGGTCAGGTGGCGCTGCTCAGGCTGTTCCTGGCGAGCCCCCGCAAGGTGCTGACGCGTGACGACATCATCGCCGCCGCACCGGCCGAAAATGCCGACGCCTTCGATCGCTCGATCGATTCGCGCATCGTGCGGCTGCGCCGCAAGCTCGACACCGAGACCATCACCACCATACGTGGCGCCGGCTACCGGTTCGATCCGCCGCAGCAATTCTCCGACTGA
- a CDS encoding response regulator, with product MFIPNLLSTESGSEGIVRARIVIVEDEPDLRDAVAEYLGAAGYDVATAETAAAARSLIETQAFHLAILDIAMPGEDGLSLGRWLRSKMPIGIIYATAAGTALDRIVGLELGADDYIVKPYELREVLARVRSVLRRVPQPTELLDRKARTDRRSVAFGPFQADLDGRLVTGANGAVIEMAKSEFDVLEVFLTRANRLLTRAAISEAIGFTEDPESSRAVDIRIMRLRKKIEADPANPKFLRTVRGEGYIFSLPTGDSN from the coding sequence ATGTTTATACCCAATCTACTTTCCACTGAAAGTGGCAGCGAGGGCATCGTGCGGGCAAGAATTGTTATCGTCGAGGACGAGCCCGACCTGAGGGACGCGGTTGCCGAATATCTCGGCGCCGCCGGTTATGATGTGGCGACCGCGGAAACCGCGGCCGCCGCGCGCAGCCTGATCGAGACACAAGCCTTCCATCTGGCCATTCTCGACATCGCCATGCCGGGCGAGGACGGGCTGTCGCTCGGCCGCTGGCTGCGCTCGAAAATGCCGATCGGCATCATCTACGCGACCGCCGCCGGTACCGCGCTCGACCGCATCGTCGGGCTGGAACTCGGCGCCGACGACTATATCGTCAAGCCATACGAACTGCGCGAAGTGCTGGCGAGGGTCCGCAGCGTGTTGCGCCGCGTTCCGCAGCCGACTGAGTTGCTCGACAGGAAAGCCAGGACGGACCGCCGTTCCGTTGCCTTCGGCCCGTTCCAGGCCGATCTTGACGGCAGGCTGGTCACTGGCGCCAACGGCGCGGTGATCGAAATGGCCAAGAGCGAGTTCGACGTGCTGGAGGTTTTCCTGACCCGCGCCAACCGGCTTTTGACGCGCGCCGCGATCTCGGAAGCGATCGGCTTCACCGAGGATCCGGAATCATCGCGTGCCGTCGACATCCGCATCATGCGCCTGAGAAAGAAGATCGAGGCGGACCCGGCCAACCCGAAATTCCTGCGCACGGTGCGTGGCGAAGGCTATATCTTCTCGCTGCCGACCGGCGACAGCAACTGA
- a CDS encoding aromatic ring-hydroxylating oxygenase subunit alpha, with protein MNPHLRDVAIPNDWDRRGLPGWSYHSDALLELEKEHVFRNHWQIVGHVSDIPNAGDYLTMDVVGERALIVRGKDGVVRGFNNMCRHRGSRVVADSQGNCKNALVCPFHGWVYNLDGTLRGAARPRSFPDLDKTEFGLMQLDLEIWMGFIFIRFRNGGPQPSVAELMKPIEPEFAHYKAADMVPSWGIWSQKTPVNWKSVRDVDNEGYHVAMAHPALQDLYGATYFDEPFINGVSRSFATYNPHAGRRWSVKNYVKIAPEPTHLPDYLKKAWVYYGIFPNAVISVMPESVQFYQEFPLSTGETLLRGAIYRYRDESREQAAARYLSFRIDRDTMSEDVQLSVWSNESMLSEAFEGFYLSDLEYGVRTHHDHLRKMLPVLGLETAPEEKDMWNLNDALRSRG; from the coding sequence ATGAACCCGCACCTCCGTGACGTGGCGATCCCCAACGATTGGGACCGGCGGGGACTACCGGGCTGGAGTTACCATTCCGATGCCCTTCTCGAGCTCGAGAAGGAACATGTCTTCCGCAATCACTGGCAGATCGTCGGACATGTCAGCGACATCCCGAACGCCGGCGACTATCTGACCATGGACGTGGTCGGCGAGCGCGCTTTGATCGTTCGCGGCAAGGACGGCGTCGTGCGCGGCTTCAACAATATGTGCCGCCACCGCGGCAGCCGTGTCGTCGCCGACAGCCAGGGCAATTGCAAGAACGCGCTGGTATGCCCGTTCCATGGCTGGGTCTACAATCTGGACGGCACGCTGCGCGGCGCCGCGCGCCCGCGCTCCTTCCCTGATCTCGACAAGACCGAGTTCGGCCTGATGCAGCTCGACCTCGAAATCTGGATGGGTTTTATCTTCATCCGCTTCCGCAATGGCGGACCGCAGCCTTCCGTCGCTGAGCTGATGAAGCCGATCGAGCCCGAATTCGCGCATTACAAGGCCGCCGACATGGTGCCGTCCTGGGGCATCTGGAGCCAGAAGACCCCGGTCAACTGGAAGTCGGTGCGCGATGTCGACAATGAGGGCTATCACGTCGCCATGGCGCATCCTGCCCTGCAGGATCTCTATGGCGCGACCTATTTCGACGAGCCTTTCATCAACGGCGTGTCGCGGTCCTTCGCCACCTACAACCCGCATGCCGGCCGCCGCTGGAGCGTCAAGAACTACGTCAAGATCGCGCCCGAGCCGACGCATCTGCCAGACTATCTGAAGAAGGCCTGGGTCTATTACGGCATCTTCCCCAATGCGGTCATTTCGGTGATGCCGGAATCCGTGCAGTTCTATCAGGAGTTTCCGCTGTCGACGGGTGAAACCCTGCTGCGCGGCGCCATCTACCGCTACCGCGACGAAAGCCGCGAGCAGGCCGCCGCCCGATACCTTTCCTTCCGCATCGACCGCGACACCATGTCGGAAGATGTCCAACTGTCGGTGTGGTCGAACGAATCCATGCTCTCCGAAGCCTTCGAGGGTTTTTACCTCTCCGACCTCGAATACGGCGTGCGCACCCACCACGACCATCTGCGCAAGATGCTGCCGGTGCTCGGCCTGGAAACCGCGCCCGAGGAGAAGGATATGTGGAATTTGAACGACGCGCTCAGGTCAAGGGGGTAG
- a CDS encoding aminotransferase: MAAVRDLKASEMAASGDDDAVELGKRHLIQPWPYAGSVGTEARALIGEGDGIYITDNTGKRLIDGPAGMWCVNVGHRREELARVMYDQAMALSYNTPWYTMNAPSAELAMRIAGHAPGDLSHVFYTTGGSSAVETALRFMQFYNNVRGRPEKKLILSRGGAYHGSTYLSASLNGRPRDRDWMDGADELVIKLSSPDPFRRPHGMSLAAFTDFLVDQFRDTVARVGADKIGVFVGEPVQASGGVVIPPDGYLKRIREICRDNDILYVSDEVVTGFGRLGHVFASGDVFGIDPDMITFAKGVTSGYFPLGGVIISERLLQELRRSNHPDAMFGHGLTYTSHPVGCAVALKNLDLLEEGVLAHTRAVAPYFQAQLKTLEELPLVGEVRGAGLMGCVECVADRESKDPLQLDKDVGKRIDAHCHELGLLVRPLINMCVMSPPLIITREQIDDMVAILREGISRTMDDLRKEGVWRG; encoded by the coding sequence ATGGCTGCGGTGAGAGATCTGAAGGCGAGCGAAATGGCGGCGTCCGGGGATGACGACGCCGTCGAACTGGGCAAGCGCCATCTCATCCAGCCCTGGCCTTATGCCGGTTCGGTAGGTACCGAAGCACGCGCGCTGATCGGCGAGGGCGATGGCATCTACATCACCGACAATACCGGCAAGCGGCTGATCGACGGGCCTGCCGGCATGTGGTGCGTCAATGTCGGCCACCGCCGCGAGGAACTGGCCAGGGTGATGTACGACCAGGCGATGGCGCTGTCCTACAACACGCCCTGGTACACGATGAACGCGCCGTCGGCGGAACTTGCCATGCGCATCGCCGGCCATGCGCCGGGCGATCTCAGCCATGTCTTCTACACCACCGGCGGCTCTTCGGCCGTCGAGACGGCGCTGCGCTTCATGCAGTTCTACAACAATGTGCGCGGCCGGCCTGAGAAGAAGCTGATCCTGTCGCGCGGCGGCGCCTATCACGGCTCGACCTATCTGTCGGCCTCGCTCAACGGCCGCCCGCGCGACCGTGACTGGATGGACGGCGCCGACGAGCTGGTGATCAAACTGTCCTCGCCCGATCCGTTCCGCCGTCCGCACGGCATGAGCCTTGCCGCCTTCACGGATTTCCTGGTCGACCAGTTCCGCGACACGGTCGCCCGTGTCGGCGCCGACAAGATCGGTGTTTTCGTTGGCGAGCCGGTGCAGGCATCGGGCGGCGTGGTCATCCCGCCGGACGGCTACCTCAAGCGCATCCGCGAGATCTGCCGCGACAACGACATCCTCTATGTCTCCGACGAGGTGGTGACGGGCTTCGGCCGGCTTGGCCATGTCTTCGCCTCGGGCGATGTGTTCGGCATCGATCCCGACATGATCACCTTCGCCAAGGGCGTCACCTCGGGCTACTTCCCGCTCGGCGGCGTCATCATCTCGGAGCGGCTGCTGCAGGAACTGCGCCGCTCGAACCATCCCGACGCGATGTTCGGCCATGGCCTGACCTACACCAGCCATCCCGTCGGCTGCGCCGTGGCGCTGAAAAACCTCGACCTGCTGGAAGAAGGCGTGCTTGCCCATACGCGGGCGGTCGCGCCCTATTTCCAGGCGCAGCTGAAGACGCTGGAAGAACTGCCGCTGGTCGGCGAGGTGCGCGGCGCCGGGCTGATGGGCTGCGTCGAATGCGTTGCCGACCGCGAAAGCAAGGACCCGCTGCAGCTCGACAAGGATGTCGGCAAACGCATCGATGCCCATTGCCATGAACTCGGGCTCTTGGTGCGGCCGCTGATCAACATGTGCGTGATGTCGCCGCCGCTGATCATCACCCGCGAACAGATCGACGACATGGTCGCGATTCTGCGCGAGGGCATTTCGCGGACCATGGATGATCTCAGGAAAGAAGGTGTGTGGCGGGGGTGA
- a CDS encoding ABC transporter permease produces the protein MTAAAEGSPPLRMTRARRNALLQSEPVQGFALISPTFLYALILLVLPILVVIAHSFWTQHYLTIDRTFTLENYRVALTEPIYRDLLWRSLYISLTVSLFTVILAYPIAYYISFHGGRHKSLWLFLITIPFWTSYLLRVMSWKVILGYNGVLNSGLMGLGIIDEPSTALLYNSSAVIITLTHAWAAFAILPIFVSLEKVDRTLVEAATDLGDGPLRSFLRVTLPLSAPGVISAALIVMIPTVGDYVTPKLVGGKDGVMIANAIQAQFGKAANWPLGAALSVTTMLIVTLMAGATVLIIRALQRLAR, from the coding sequence ATGACGGCGGCGGCGGAAGGGTCGCCCCCGTTGCGCATGACGCGGGCCAGACGAAATGCCCTTCTGCAATCAGAGCCCGTGCAGGGCTTTGCCCTGATCAGTCCGACCTTTCTCTATGCACTGATCCTGCTGGTCCTGCCGATCCTGGTGGTCATCGCCCACTCCTTCTGGACGCAGCACTATCTGACCATCGACCGCACCTTCACGCTGGAGAACTACCGCGTCGCGTTGACCGAGCCGATCTACCGCGATCTGTTGTGGCGCTCGCTCTATATCTCGCTGACGGTCAGCCTGTTCACCGTCATCCTCGCCTACCCGATCGCCTATTACATTTCCTTCCATGGCGGCCGTCACAAGAGCCTGTGGCTGTTCCTCATCACCATCCCGTTCTGGACCAGCTATCTCCTGCGCGTGATGTCGTGGAAGGTCATCCTCGGCTATAACGGCGTGCTCAATTCCGGCCTGATGGGGCTCGGGATCATCGACGAGCCGTCGACCGCCCTGCTCTACAATTCGAGCGCCGTCATCATCACCCTTACCCACGCCTGGGCGGCCTTCGCCATCCTGCCGATCTTCGTCTCGCTGGAAAAGGTCGACCGCACGTTGGTCGAAGCGGCCACCGATCTCGGCGATGGACCCTTGCGCTCATTCCTGCGCGTGACCTTGCCGTTGTCGGCGCCGGGCGTCATCTCGGCGGCGCTGATCGTCATGATCCCGACCGTCGGCGACTATGTCACGCCGAAGCTGGTCGGCGGCAAGGACGGCGTCATGATCGCCAACGCTATCCAGGCGCAGTTCGGCAAGGCGGCCAACTGGCCACTGGGGGCCGCACTTTCCGTCACCACCATGCTGATCGTCACGCTGATGGCCGGCGCCACGGTGTTGATCATCCGCGCCTTGCAGAGGCTGGCACGATGA
- a CDS encoding ABC transporter permease yields the protein MRARRFLSGGWLSVYAFLYIVFLYLPVIFLPIFSVNIAPTPKFPLTGFTLQWYADLPHTPALLDAAWNSLKVGVCASVLATVLGILAARSITRYRYPGRRTINGLIMAPLVLPEVIVAISMLLVMLQLGLSLSLFTVVLGHVLICIPYSMTVLTSGFEGFDRSLEEASADLGESAFGTFRRVTLPMVAPAIISSLLVCFTISLDEFIIAFFLTGTEATLPIYIWGQLRFASKLPGVLALGTLLLVASFLLMTVAEILRRRAARRTQNEGGLYA from the coding sequence ATGAGGGCGCGGCGTTTCCTGTCGGGCGGCTGGCTGTCCGTCTATGCTTTCCTCTATATCGTCTTCCTCTATCTGCCCGTGATCTTCCTGCCGATCTTCTCGGTCAACATTGCCCCGACACCGAAGTTTCCGCTCACCGGCTTCACCCTGCAATGGTATGCGGACCTGCCGCACACGCCGGCCCTGCTCGACGCCGCCTGGAACAGCCTGAAAGTCGGTGTCTGTGCGTCAGTTCTCGCCACGGTGCTCGGCATCCTCGCCGCCCGTTCGATCACCCGCTACCGCTACCCCGGCCGCCGCACCATCAACGGCCTGATCATGGCGCCGCTGGTGCTGCCCGAGGTGATCGTCGCCATCTCGATGCTGCTGGTGATGCTGCAGCTTGGCTTGAGCCTGTCGCTGTTCACCGTCGTGCTCGGCCATGTCCTGATCTGCATTCCCTATTCGATGACGGTGCTGACCTCCGGCTTCGAGGGTTTTGATCGCAGCCTGGAGGAAGCCTCCGCCGACCTCGGCGAAAGCGCCTTCGGCACCTTCCGCCGTGTCACGCTGCCGATGGTGGCACCGGCCATCATCTCCAGCCTGCTCGTCTGCTTCACCATTTCGCTCGACGAGTTCATCATCGCCTTCTTCCTGACCGGCACCGAAGCGACGCTGCCGATCTACATCTGGGGCCAGTTGCGCTTCGCCTCGAAACTGCCCGGCGTGCTGGCGCTGGGCACGCTGCTTCTGGTTGCCTCCTTCCTGTTGATGACCGTCGCCGAAATCCTGCGTCGCCGCGCGGCCAGACGCACCCAGAACGAGGGAGGCCTCTATGCCTGA
- a CDS encoding ABC transporter ATP-binding protein yields MIEIRNVTRSYGSFKALDDASLTIREGEFFSLLGPSGCGKTTLLRMIAGFDNPTSGSIAVGGQSMEGIPANRRPTNMVFQSYAIFPHLNVEQNVAYGLKRLKLQGGEEKRRVEEALAQVSLTGLGKRLATELSGGQRQRVALARALVMRPKVLLLDEPLSALDKKLREQMQVELRRLQQAVGITFVLVTHDQYEALAMSDRIAVMFGGKIAQVASPKEIYQRPVNRQVADFLGGMNFVKAEIVEENGTSLIVDTLGFGRVKTDKPKAFVRNGAAATLGIRPERLRVLWDNATAKFEVAGKVVERHYFGEITHLIVEIPGLEKPLSVTETNDFGADDIPVGTPIRLAYDPEALVAMGD; encoded by the coding sequence ATGATCGAGATCCGCAACGTCACCCGCAGCTATGGATCGTTCAAGGCGCTGGACGACGCGTCCCTGACCATAAGGGAGGGCGAATTCTTCTCGCTGCTCGGCCCGTCCGGCTGCGGCAAGACCACACTGCTTCGCATGATCGCCGGCTTCGACAACCCGACCAGCGGTTCGATCGCGGTCGGCGGCCAGTCGATGGAAGGCATCCCGGCCAATCGCCGGCCGACCAACATGGTGTTCCAGAGCTATGCGATCTTCCCGCATCTCAATGTCGAGCAGAACGTCGCCTATGGGTTGAAGCGGCTGAAATTGCAGGGCGGCGAGGAGAAGCGCCGCGTCGAGGAGGCGCTGGCGCAGGTCTCGCTGACAGGTCTCGGCAAGCGGCTCGCCACCGAGCTTTCCGGCGGCCAGCGCCAGCGTGTCGCGCTCGCCCGCGCGCTTGTCATGCGCCCCAAAGTGCTGCTGCTCGACGAACCGCTGTCGGCGCTCGACAAGAAATTGCGTGAGCAGATGCAGGTTGAACTGCGCCGCCTGCAGCAGGCGGTCGGCATCACCTTCGTGCTGGTCACCCACGACCAGTACGAGGCGCTCGCCATGTCTGACCGCATCGCGGTGATGTTCGGCGGTAAAATCGCGCAAGTCGCCTCGCCCAAGGAAATCTATCAGCGCCCGGTCAACCGTCAGGTCGCCGACTTCCTCGGCGGCATGAACTTCGTCAAGGCCGAGATCGTCGAGGAGAACGGCACCTCGCTGATCGTCGACACGCTCGGCTTCGGCCGCGTCAAGACCGACAAGCCGAAGGCCTTCGTGCGCAATGGCGCCGCCGCTACGCTCGGCATAAGGCCCGAGCGCCTGCGCGTGCTATGGGACAACGCCACCGCAAAATTCGAGGTCGCCGGCAAGGTGGTCGAACGCCATTATTTCGGCGAGATCACCCACCTGATCGTCGAGATACCAGGGCTGGAAAAGCCGCTGTCGGTGACCGAGACCAACGATTTCGGCGCCGACGACATTCCGGTCGGCACCCCGATCCGCCTTGCCTACGATCCCGAGGCGCTGGTGGCGATGGGCGACTGA